Part of the Eshraghiella crossota genome is shown below.
ATAATGGTAAAGTACCATATTTTATAATTGTGTCGGCAGCAGGTAAGGAAGACATAGTAACGCAGGCACTTGATTCGGGAGCATCATATTTCTTTATGAAGCCCTTTGACGAAGGCGCATTAATCAGAAGAATCAGACAGTTATGTGACTCTGAACCTAAGAAAAGTATTGCAGAGTCTTCATATATGCAGAATGATACTTCATATAGTGTTGAGAATGAGACCTCATCACTGATACGTAAACTTGGAATGCCTGCCAAGATGATAGGTTACAAGTATGCTATAGATGCTATAATAATCACATTGGAGGAACCGGATGCGATAGTTTCCATAACCAAGGATATTTATCCTAAGATAGGGGAACGTTACGGAACATCTCCTACCAATGTTGAACGTAATATAAGATACGGCATAGAGACAGCGTGGTCTAAGAGAGACAGCATAATGAAGACCCGCGAAGGTAAAGAAATCTTTGGTTCATGTACCAAGAGACCTACTAATTCCGAATTTATTAATTCCTGTTCCGAATGGTTAAAATTTCATAAGTCCAGACGATAACCGGATATAAGTCTGTCCGGCTGAAATAAAAGGGGTGTATAACATACACCCTTTTTTTACAATACTAATTATAATCAAACATGACAAAACAAATATAAAGGAGAATTATTATGATAAAGACAACATTAAAAATCGACGGAATGATGTGCGGTATGTGTGAGAGCCATATCAACACAGCAATAAGAAATAATTTTAAAGTAAAGAAAGTAAACTCATCACATTCGGCAGGTGAGACAGAAATTATTTCAGATGAGCCTCTTGATGAAGACAGGATTAAAAGTGTAATAGGAGAAACCGGATATACTCTTAAGGGCATATCGTCAGAAGAATACGAAAAGAAAAAATTTACGCTTTTCGGAAGGAATAACTGATATATGAAGCAATATAACATAAAAGGAATGAGTTGCGCCGCCTGTAGTGCCAGGGTGGAAAAGGCGGTATCAAAGGTATCAGGCGTAACATCGTGTTCAGTAAATCTGCTGACGAATTCCATGAGTGTTGAAGGCAGTGCAGCAGATAGCGATATTATTAAAGCTGTTAAAAATGCAGGTTATGGGGCCTCATCCATAAAAAATAAAGAAAAAGCAGAGGATACCTCCACGGAATCCCCTATCAGGCCTATGAGGACAAGATTCATCACATCACTTGTTTTCTTATTGATACTTATGTATTTTTCAATGGGCCATATGATGTGGAGCTTCCCACTTCCTAAGTTCTATGATGGAAACCATATAGCCATGGGACTTACCCAGTTACTCCTTACGGTTATTATAATGGTAATTAACCAGAAGTTCTTTATATCAGGCTATAAAAGCCTTATACACGGTGCTCCTAATATGGATACCCTTGTTGCTCTCGGAGCTACGGCAGCTTTCGGTTACAGTACGTTTGCACTTTTTGCCATGACCAAAGCACAGGTTGCAGGTGATATGGGACTTGTGGAAAAGTATATGATGGAATTTTACTTTGAATCAGCCGCAATGATTCTTACACTGATAACCCTCGGAAAAATGCTTGAGGCATATTCAAAAGGCAAAACGACGGATGCCTTAAAAGGATTGATGGAGTTAGCTCCTAAATCAGCCAATATCATAAGAGACGGCAAAGAAGTTAATGTGCCGGTTGAGGAAGTCGTAAAAGGTGACATATTTATCGTAAGACCGGGAGAAAGTATTCCTGTAGATGGTGTTGTAATTGACGGACACAGTGCAGTCAATGAATCTTCATTGACGGGAGAAAGTATTCCTGTAGATAAAGAGCCGGATGACAAAGTATCTGCTGCAACCATTAACCAGTCGGGCATTATAACCTGTAAAGCATTAAGGGTAGGCGAAGATACAGCACTTTCAAAGATTATTAAAATGGTAAGTGACGCTTCGGCGACCAAACCTCATATAGCAAGAATAGCCGATAAGGTATCGGGTATATTTGTTCCTACGGTAATAGCAATAGCGGTCGTAACAATAATTGTGTGGCTCTTAATAGGTAAGAGTGCCGGATTTGCCATTGCAAGAGGAATATCGGTACTTGTAATAAGCTGTCCATGTGCCCTGGGACTTGCAACACCTGTTGCTATTATGGTAGGCAACGGAAAAGGTGCCAGAAACGGTATTTTGTTTAAAAACGCCGCCGCTATTGAAGAAACAGGAAAACTTAAGATTGTTGCTCTTGATAAGACAGGAACAATAACAGAAGGCAAGCCTGTTGTAACAGGCATCTATCCTGCAAAGGACATAACGGAAGAGGAACTTCTGCACATAGCGGGTTCCCTTGAGTACAATAGTGAGCATCCTTTGGCAGGTGCGGTTAATCAGGAGATTGAAAAGCGTAAAATAACCATAAGTCCGGTCAAAAACTTTAGTGCACTCCCGGGAAATGGCCTTTTGGGAGAAATAGACGGTGTAATCGTTATGGGCGGAAATTACAGATTCATTTCGGAGCATACTGCCGATAAGGAGGAATTAAAAAATATTTCCGATAAAGTATCAAATGAAGGAAAGACACCGCTTATTTTTGCAAAAGATAACCATTATATAGGAACCATCGCTGTTGCTGATATAATAAAAGAGGACAGCCATAAGGCAGTAAGCGAACTTAAGAAAATGGGTATCCATGTGGTAATGCTTACAGGCGATAATGAAAAGACAGCGGCAATTATCGGCAAAGAAGCCGGAGTTGACGAAGTAATAGCCGGAGTTCTTCCGGACGGTAAAGAAAATGTTATCAGGGAACTTATGAAAAAAGGCAGAACTGCGATGGTTGGTGACGGAATTAATGATGCGCCTGCCCTTACGAGAGCCGATACCGGTATCGCAATCGGTGCAGGAACCGATATAGCAATAGACGCAGCAGATGTTGTACTTATGAAGAGCAGGCTTACGGATGTTGCAGCATCAATAAGACTTAGTAAATCAACCTTAAGAAATATACACGAAAATCTTTTCTGGGCATTTTTCTATAATACCATAGGAATTCCTCTGGCAGCAGGTGCTTTTGTAGGACTTGGACTTACTTTGAATCCTATGTTCGGGGCGGCAGCCATGAGCCTTAGCAGCTTTTGTGTTGTAACCAATGCATTAAGGCTTAACCTTGCGGATATTTACGGAAAACGTAAAAAAACTGAATAATTATATCCTTTTCATTGCATAATATCCATAAAAAGGAGGTTGCAATGGATAAGGAAGCAAAAAAAAGATATAACGAATATGTGGAGACAGTTACACCGACTCATAATCTTTTAAGCCAGATGTTAAGAGCTTTTTTAACAGGCGGCATAATATGTACAATGGGTCAGGGCCTAAGGAATGTCTTCACATATTTTTTTGATATGGATAAGGTAACATCATCAACATGGGTATCCATAACTTTAATTTTCATTTCGGTAGCATTGACGGCATTTGGAATATATCCCAAAATAACGAAATACGGTGGGGCGGGTTCACTTGTGCCAATTACGGGTTTTGCCAATTCCGTAGCTGCACCCGCCATAGAATTTAAGAAAGAAGGGCAGGTATTCGGAATAGGCTGCCAGATATTTAAAATTGCCGGACCGGTTGTATTATACGGTGTATTGTCCTCATGGATTCTTGGCCTTATATACTGGATTGTAAAGATGATTAATGGATAAATATGAGTTGAAAAAATATATAAGGCACATTATAATGAATGGACTGACTTTAAGGGAAAAAGATTATGAAAAAGAACAATAAATTTTTTAAGTACGTATCACAGAATATTTTTGCAATGATTGGTATGTCCTGTTACATCATTGCGGACACATTTTTTATATCAAGAGCAGAGGGAACTGACGGAATAACAGTTTTAAACCTTGCACTTCCGCTATATGGGATTATATTCGCAATCGCTGCCATGATTGGAATAGGTTCGGCAACAAGGTATGCAATAGCAAGGGAACGAAAAGATAAGGACGAGAACAGATATTTTTGTAATGCTGTTGTTTTTGAAATTTTAATCGGACTTATATTCATGACTGCAGGTGTATTTTTTACCGATAAAGTAATGGCAGTAATGGGTGCAGACAAGGAAATAATTGAACTTGGAAGAGGCTATAACAGAATTTTTCTGGCATTTGCACCGGCTTTTATGGTTAATTATACCTTTACGGGGTTTGTTAGGAATGACAATGATTCAAAACTTGTTATGATTGCCACGCTTACAAGCTGTGTATCCAATATTATACTTGATTATGTATTTATGTTTCCAATGGGGATGGGCATGAACGGTGCGGCACTTGCAACATCTTTATCACCTATCATAAGTATACTGATCTGTTCAATCCATTTCTTAAAAAAAATAAACAGAATAAAATTTATTCCTTCATTGCCAAGTATAAAGCTGTTATTCAAATCCTGCCAGCTTGGAGTTGCATCCTTTGTGGCAGAGATTTCTTCAGCGGTTACAACAACTGTTTTTAACTTTATCCTGCTTAGGATAGCAGGCAATACAGGAGTTGCTGCTTATGGTCTTATTGCCAATCTTGCCCTTGTAGGTGCAGCTATCTTTAACGGTATTGCACAGGGAACACAGCCTCTTGTAAGTGAATCTTTTGGCAGGGGTAATGATAAGGAAGTTGCCTCGTACCTGAAGAAAGCTGTAATTACATCTTTGGCATTTGCACTTATAATTGTAGGAATTATATACGGATTTACGGATTGCTGTGTGGCTCTTTTCAACAGTGAACATTCTGTTGAACTTGCAAGTCTTGCTTATCCGGGAATGAGAATATATTTTATCGGATTTATTTTTGCCTCATTAAATATTGTATGCGCGGCATTTTTCGGGGCCACGGAACAGGCTGGCAGGACTTTTTTAATATCCATAATGAGAGGATTTGTCATGAATGTGATAAGCTCATTGGTTCTTTCATCAATATTTGGTATAACGGGAGTATGGCTTGCATTCCCTGTTGCAGAATTTGTAACAGGCGTTGTAACTGCCTTGCTTCTCAGAAAATATTTTCAAAATAACAGGAGAGAAAAACATGAATGAAATAGAAGCCCACTACAATAAATTTAACGAAGAGAAAAGATTGGATTCCCGTCACGGCAGGGTAGAATATATAACTTCCATGAAGTATATACATAAATATATACCTGAATGTGATAACCCGGCAGACATCAATAT
Proteins encoded:
- a CDS encoding MATE family efflux transporter; the protein is MKKNNKFFKYVSQNIFAMIGMSCYIIADTFFISRAEGTDGITVLNLALPLYGIIFAIAAMIGIGSATRYAIARERKDKDENRYFCNAVVFEILIGLIFMTAGVFFTDKVMAVMGADKEIIELGRGYNRIFLAFAPAFMVNYTFTGFVRNDNDSKLVMIATLTSCVSNIILDYVFMFPMGMGMNGAALATSLSPIISILICSIHFLKKINRIKFIPSLPSIKLLFKSCQLGVASFVAEISSAVTTTVFNFILLRIAGNTGVAAYGLIANLALVGAAIFNGIAQGTQPLVSESFGRGNDKEVASYLKKAVITSLAFALIIVGIIYGFTDCCVALFNSEHSVELASLAYPGMRIYFIGFIFASLNIVCAAFFGATEQAGRTFLISIMRGFVMNVISSLVLSSIFGITGVWLAFPVAEFVTGVVTALLLRKYFQNNRREKHE
- the spoVAC gene encoding stage V sporulation protein AC, with the protein product MDKEAKKRYNEYVETVTPTHNLLSQMLRAFLTGGIICTMGQGLRNVFTYFFDMDKVTSSTWVSITLIFISVALTAFGIYPKITKYGGAGSLVPITGFANSVAAPAIEFKKEGQVFGIGCQIFKIAGPVVLYGVLSSWILGLIYWIVKMING
- a CDS encoding heavy metal translocating P-type ATPase, with amino-acid sequence MKQYNIKGMSCAACSARVEKAVSKVSGVTSCSVNLLTNSMSVEGSAADSDIIKAVKNAGYGASSIKNKEKAEDTSTESPIRPMRTRFITSLVFLLILMYFSMGHMMWSFPLPKFYDGNHIAMGLTQLLLTVIIMVINQKFFISGYKSLIHGAPNMDTLVALGATAAFGYSTFALFAMTKAQVAGDMGLVEKYMMEFYFESAAMILTLITLGKMLEAYSKGKTTDALKGLMELAPKSANIIRDGKEVNVPVEEVVKGDIFIVRPGESIPVDGVVIDGHSAVNESSLTGESIPVDKEPDDKVSAATINQSGIITCKALRVGEDTALSKIIKMVSDASATKPHIARIADKVSGIFVPTVIAIAVVTIIVWLLIGKSAGFAIARGISVLVISCPCALGLATPVAIMVGNGKGARNGILFKNAAAIEETGKLKIVALDKTGTITEGKPVVTGIYPAKDITEEELLHIAGSLEYNSEHPLAGAVNQEIEKRKITISPVKNFSALPGNGLLGEIDGVIVMGGNYRFISEHTADKEELKNISDKVSNEGKTPLIFAKDNHYIGTIAVADIIKEDSHKAVSELKKMGIHVVMLTGDNEKTAAIIGKEAGVDEVIAGVLPDGKENVIRELMKKGRTAMVGDGINDAPALTRADTGIAIGAGTDIAIDAADVVLMKSRLTDVAASIRLSKSTLRNIHENLFWAFFYNTIGIPLAAGAFVGLGLTLNPMFGAAAMSLSSFCVVTNALRLNLADIYGKRKKTE
- the spo0A gene encoding sporulation transcription factor Spo0A translates to MKKNIRIIVADDNSLVREMLVDGIADQKDFEILATASNGRETIELIKEHEPDVVLLDLVMPIVDGLGVMEAVREDNNGKVPYFIIVSAAGKEDIVTQALDSGASYFFMKPFDEGALIRRIRQLCDSEPKKSIAESSYMQNDTSYSVENETSSLIRKLGMPAKMIGYKYAIDAIIITLEEPDAIVSITKDIYPKIGERYGTSPTNVERNIRYGIETAWSKRDSIMKTREGKEIFGSCTKRPTNSEFINSCSEWLKFHKSRR
- a CDS encoding heavy-metal-associated domain-containing protein, which translates into the protein MIKTTLKIDGMMCGMCESHINTAIRNNFKVKKVNSSHSAGETEIISDEPLDEDRIKSVIGETGYTLKGISSEEYEKKKFTLFGRNN